From a single Aspergillus puulaauensis MK2 DNA, chromosome 2, nearly complete sequence genomic region:
- a CDS encoding pseudouridine synthase family protein (COG:A;~EggNog:ENOG410PHG6;~InterPro:IPR020103,IPR002942,IPR006145,IPR006224;~PFAM:PF00849;~go_function: GO:0003723 - RNA binding [Evidence IEA];~go_function: GO:0009982 - pseudouridine synthase activity [Evidence IEA];~go_process: GO:0001522 - pseudouridine synthesis [Evidence IEA];~go_process: GO:0009451 - RNA modification [Evidence IEA]): MSVVPIDVTSRLEVPPTEPVQEPPKVAVTPCEGLPVRYYFEGGLRRVYPYHYTYNTYCKERWRNRELIDIFTTEFRDREPGYYRKALESGYVTVNGKSAGPNTVLKNGQIVSHTLHRHEPPVTGNDVGIIDETDDLLVIDKPAGVPVHSTGRYHYNSVMEIIRHNYGGKFVPRPCNRLDRLTSGVMFVGKTAQGADKMTVSLRERTVQKEYVARVKGKFPDGAIIVDQPIMSISPKVGLNRVRATGKEAKTKFRRLAYYPPAPAPAPQNSVAEGEGESESKETQGKEPGSKPATPPPSYINESEGYSIVHCLPLTGRTHQIRVHLQFLGHPISNDPIYSNRRVFGPELGKNESTADRDDEIIDRLMEMGRTELPETVSYRTHLTTLPVVPPGTDSSVVQAIMTKEHEAAVEAYQKRKGERLSGKTCDVCGTELYTDPGVHELGIFLHAVAYSDAGGEWQYRSKMPSWALPPAGLDGPREVPAWEEVETDKETVVGQGTVPELGGDEDGTTALVEGVGLVDISTARQAQESAGGGAAAGNGA, from the exons ATGTCCGTCGTTCCTATCGATGTCACGTCGAGGCTGGAGGTGCCTCCTACGGAGCCCGTCCAGGAACCGCCAAAAGTCGCCGTAACGCCATGCGAGGGGCTGCCTGTTCGCTATTACTTCGAAGGGGGCCTTCGTCGCGTATATCCATACCACTATACATACAACACATACTGCAAGGAGCGATGGCGCAACAGGGAGCTGATAGACATTTTCACCACCGAGTTTCGCGACCGCGAGCCGGGCTACTAC AGAAAAGCCCTTGAAAGCGGCTATGTCACGGTAAACGGCAAATCCGCGGGGCCCAACACCGTCCTCAAAAACGGCCAAATCGTCTCGCATACCCTCCATCGCCACGAACCACCCGTCACAGGCAACGACGTCGGCATCATCGACGAGACAGATGATTTGCTTGTCATTGATAAACCCGCTGGTGTTCCCGTTCACTCGACAGGCCGGTACCATTATAACTCCGTCATGGAGATCATAAGGCACAACTACGGCGGGAAGTTCGTTCCGCGGCCCTGTAACAGACTGGATCGGTTGACGTCCGGGGTTATGTTCGTGGGGAAGACAGCGCAGGGCGCGGATAAGATGACTGTTAGTTTGAGGGAGCGCACCGTTCAGAAGGAGTATGTTGCGCGCGTGAAGGGCAAGTTCCCTGATGGAGCGATTATTGTGGACCAGCCGATTATGTCTATTAGTCCGAAGGTTGGGCTGAACCGTGTCCGGGCGACAgggaaggaagcgaagacgAAGTTTCGACGATTGGCGTATTACCctcctgcgcctgcgcctgcgcctcaAAACTCAGTTGCGGAGGGCGAAGGCGAAAGTGAAAGTAAAGAAACGCAAGGGAAGGAACCAGGTTCAAAACCAgcaacgccgccgccgtcctACATCAACGAAAGTGAAGGCTACAGCATCGTCCACTGCCTCCCGCTCACGGGCCGCACGCACCAAATCCGCGTGCATCTACAGTTCCTCGGCCACCCGATAAGCAACGACCCGATCTACTCGAACCGGCGTGTCTTCGGCCCAGAGCTAGGGAAGAATGAATCGACCGCAGACCGGGACGACGAGATCATCGATCGTCTAATGGAGATGGGTCGCACCGAACTCCCGGAGACAGTCTCGTACCGCACACATTTGACCACGCTGCCGGTTGTGCCGCCGGGTACGGACAGCTCGGTCGTGCAGGCGATCATGACGAAGGAGCATGAAGCCGCGGTGGAAGCGTATCAGAAACGAAAGGGGGAGAGACTCTCCGGGAAGACTTGTGATGTCTGCGGGACGGAACTGTATACCGACCCCGGTGTTCACGAGCTGGGGATCTTCTTGCATGCTGTTGCGTACTCGGATGCCGGTGGCGAGTGGCAGTATCGGAGCAAGATGCCTAGCTGGGCTTTGCCGCCGGCGGGATTGGATGGGCCGCGGGAGGTTCCTGCGTGGGAGGAGGTAGAGACGGACAAGGAGACTGTTGTTGGGCAGGGAACTGTTCCTGAGCTCgggggtgatgaggatggaacTACAGCTTTGGTTGAGGGCGTTGGGTTAGTTGATATTTCGACAGCCAGACAGGCGCAGGAaagtgctggtggtggtgctgctgctggaaaTGGGGCATAG
- a CDS encoding acyl-CoA thioesterase (COG:S;~EggNog:ENOG410PPWV;~InterPro:IPR029069,IPR006683;~PFAM:PF03061), protein MYAHLNNTIYAQLFDSIINNYLISDCGMDPFSYGSDSSASSSSSTTTGDKPNPNPSGQVAIMVNSYCDYFASVSYPDILDLGLRVNKLGSTSVTYEVGVFKQGEDDVKVVGGYTHVWCERGVMRPAKGGMESGIREALGRLMFKEESKI, encoded by the coding sequence ATGTACGCACACCTAAATAACACTATCTACGCGCAACTCTTCGACTCCATAATCAACAACTACCTAATCAGCGACTGCGGAATGGATCCTTTCTCATACGGCTCTGATTCTTCTgcctcatcgtcttcttccacaacgACAGGGGACAAACCAAACCCTAACCCCTCCGGCCAAGTCGCCATCATGGTGAACTCTTACTGCGACTACTTTGCGTCCGTTTCATACCCCGATATCCTGGACCTCGGACTACGGGTGAACAAGCTGGGGTCGACAAGTGTGACGTATGAAGTTGGGGTGTTTAAGCAAGGCGAGGACGATGTGAAGGTTGTTGGTGGGTATACGCATGTTTGGTGTGAGAGGGGAGTTATGAGGCCCGCTAAGGGAGGAATGGAGAGTGGGATTAGGGAGGCATTAGGGAGGTTGATGTTCAAGGAGGAGAGTAAGATTTAG
- a CDS encoding IlvD/Edd family dehydratase (COG:E;~EggNog:ENOG410PIS1;~InterPro:IPR020558,IPR000581,IPR037237,IPR042096;~PFAM:PF00920;~go_function: GO:0003824 - catalytic activity [Evidence IEA]): protein MPCESKCEGCACGPAGSQGAVNIEDLDKELEALRKRTLELEKVRASAKKTSSLSGALGAGRKLRSTQWFNSGDAGMTALYIERYLNYGVTREELMAGKPIIGIAQTGSDISPCNRYHLELAKRVREGIRTAGGIAFEFPTHPIQETSRRPTACIDRNLSYLGLVEILHGYPIDGVVLLTGCDKTTPACLMAAATMNIPAICMNVGPMINGYLKNELAGSGMVVWTGREKHAAGEMNDEGLVDYISRGAPSAGHCNTMGTASTMNALAEALGMALPGSAAIPAPYRERAQCAYKTGLQIVEMVHSDRKPSDIMTREAFENVIAANTAIGGSTNAPIHINAIAKHIGIDITLDDWDQIGFHIPLLLNMQPAGEFLGEEYYRAGGLPAIMAELLDAGKLHPDVLTCNGQTVAENVKGEQTWDRRVIKPYNEPIMNDAGFVHLRGSLFDSAIMKTCVISEQFRQNFLENPQDPNAFEGAVVVFDGPEDYHSRLEDASTPIDDKSILIMRGAGPLGYPGAAEVVNMHPPGHLLRQGIKSLPCIGDGRQSGTSGSPSILNASPEAAAGGNLALLRDGDRLRVDLTKRRVDILLSEEELDKRRGRLESTGGYSFPESQTPWQELFRKETSQLNEGMVLREAVKYQRLAQRPEVPRHNH from the exons ATGCCTTGCGAATCAAAATGCGAAGGCTGCGCCTGCGGTCCGGCCGGCAGCCAAGGAGCGGTCAACATCGAAGACCTCGACAAGGAATTAGAGGCCCTCCGGAAGCGAAccctggagctggagaaagTACGCGCTTCGGCGAAAAAGACATCTTCGCTTTCCGGTGCACTGGGCGCTGGCCGAAAGCTACGATCGACCCAATGGTTCAACTCAGGCGATGCGGGGATGACAGCTTTGTATATTGAGCGGTACCTTAACTATGGCGTTACAAGGGAAGAGCTCATGGCTGGGAAGCCAATCATTGGAATCGCGCAAACTGGCTCGGATATCTCTCCATGCAATCGGTACCATTTAGAACTTGCGAAGCGGGTGCGTGAAGGGATTAGAACCGCTGGCGGTATCGCATTTGAATTCCCCACACACCCGATCCAGGAGACATCAAGGCGCCCAACTGCATGCATAGACCGAAATTTATCATACCTCGGTCTGGTGGAAATTCTCCATGGTTATCCAATCGACGgtgtggtgttgttgactgGTTGTGATAAGACAACTCCCGCATGTCTGATGGCCGCTGCCACAATG AATATTCCGGCCATCTGCATGAACGTGGGACCGATGATCAATGGTTATCTGAAGAACGAGCTAGCAGGATCAGGTATGGTAGTCTGGACGGGAAGAGAGAAGCATGCCGCTGGTGAAATGAATGATGAAGGATTGGTCGATTACATCTCCAGAGG AGCACCGTCAGCAGGGCATTGCAACACGATGGGTACAGCGTCGACAATGAATGCGCTGGCAGAAGCGCTCGGAATGGCCCTTCCCGGGTCTGCCGCCATCCCCGCTCCTTATCGTGAACGAGCGCAATGCGCCTATAAAACAGGCTTGCAGATCGTTGAAATGGTGCACTCCGACCGGAAACCAAGCGATATTATGACGCGTGAAGCATTCGAGAACGTCATCGCTGCAAACACTGCTATTGGCGGTAGCACGAATGCTCCGATCCATATCAACGCTATTGCGAAGCATATTGGTATTGACATCACTCTGGATGACTGGGATCAAATTGGATTCCACATTCCACTTCTGCTTAATATGCAGCCTGCAGGAGAGTTTCTAGGCGAGGAATACTATAGAGCTGGAGGGCTCCCGGCTATCATGGCAGAGTTGCTGGACGCTGGAAAGTTACATCCCGACGTCCTCACTTGCAACGGGCAGACTGTAGCCGAGAATGTGAAAGGAGAACAAACCTGGGACCGACGTGTCATAAAACCATACAACGAGCCCATAATGAATGACGCGGGTTTTGTGCATCTTCGGGGGAGCTTATTCGACTCAGCCATCATGAAAACCTGTGTCATTTCAGAGCAGTTTCGGCAAAATTTCCTGGAAAATCCCCAGGATCCCAATGCATTCGAAGGAGCAGTCGTAGTCTTTGATGGACCTGAGGATTATCATAGTCGATTGGAGGACGCCTCCACTCCGATTGATGACAAAAGTATTCTAATAATGCGCGGGGCTGGTCCACTGGGATATCCCGGGGCGGCAGAAGTTGTGAACATGCATCCTCCTGGTCATTTATTGCGACAGGGGATCAAGTCTCTGCCATGTATAGGAGATGGTCGACAGTCGGGAACATCCGGGTCACCGTCAATTCTGAACGCTAGCCCCGAGGCAGCGGCCGGGGGTAATCTTGCACTGCTCCGTGACGGAGATAGACTCCGTGTTGACCTCACCAAACGGCGAGTGGATATTCTCCTTTCGGAAGAGGAACTGGacaagagaaggggaaggcTCGAATCGACTGGCGGCTACAGCTTCCCGGAGAGTCAGACACCGTGGCAGGAGCTCTTCAGGAAGGAGACCAGTCAGTTGAATGAAGGAATGGTCCTGCGGGAGGCCGTAAAGTATCAGCGACTGGCTCAACGCCCTGAAGTGCCCCGCCATAATCATTGA
- a CDS encoding putative FAD-dependent oxygenase (CAZy:AA7;~COG:C;~EggNog:ENOG410PKSP;~InterPro:IPR016164,IPR016166,IPR006094,IPR036318;~PFAM:PF01565;~SECRETED:SignalP(1-23);~go_function: GO:0003824 - catalytic activity [Evidence IEA];~go_function: GO:0016491 - oxidoreductase activity [Evidence IEA];~go_function: GO:0050660 - flavin adenine dinucleotide binding [Evidence IEA];~go_function: GO:0071949 - FAD binding [Evidence IEA];~go_process: GO:0055114 - oxidation-reduction process [Evidence IEA]), which produces MRASTRLWASLACAVGLLGTGSGGRFTTRDDIRTKLAPELSAQADIYYPDSDVFEDATVRWSYYHPPNFTVVVEVAEEEDVAKTIRYANAEGLPFLAVNGGHGAISSLANLDHGIEIWLHKLDSIEIAEDGKTATFGGGTKAVTLIGALFQQGKQTVHGVCECVSYLGPALGGGHGALQGKYGMASDQFVSLNIATADGEIITVSEESDDQDLWWAVRGAGHNFGIVTSATSKVYDIPNGGLWAFEQLAFTGDQVEELFEHFNDLADIQPPGFFVWTYLVRNPDMDPENPVYIANFLNEGVEEIEPELIQPFRDLALTPAAVKTHGLYTDIPKWIDTDVNSRGCAKQENKVRFPIGFKRYDIPAQREFFDAFVEGTADGSQFNTSMVLIEQYSAQGVEAIPEDSTAFPNREDFFLFAPVIAYNSDTEEVENEAVEFGDRLRDIVLKGTGSDNLHSYVNYASGGEGARAWYGWEPWRLEKLQQVKRKYDPEGKFSYYAPIPI; this is translated from the exons ATGAGAGCATCCACACGCCTCTGGGCCAGTCTCGCATGCGCTGTTGGCCTCCTGGGCACTGGCAGTGGTGGAAGATTCACCACTCGTGACGATATCCGTACCAAATTGGCACCCGAGCTTTCTGCACAGGCAGATATTTACTACCCGGACTCAGACGTGTTTGAGGATGCCACAGTACGGTGGTCTTACTACCACCCACCCAACTtcactgttgttgttgaggttgccgaggaggaagatgtggCCAAGACT ATTCGTTACGCTAACGCCGAGGGCCTCCCATTCCTTGCAGTGAATGGTGGACATGGTGCTATCTCTTCTCTGGCGAATCTTGATCACGGAATTGAAATCTGGTTGCACAAACTTGACTCCATTGAGATCGCAGAGGACGGTAAAACAGCCACGTTTGGGGGTGGCACAAAAGCAGTGACGCTGATTGGAGCTCTCTTCCAACAGGGAAAGCAGACTG TTCATGGCGTCTGTGAGTGCGTTAGCTATCTTGGACCAGCTCTGGGCGGCGGCCACGGTGCTCTGCAGGGGAAATATGGGATGGCATCTGATCAGTTCGTATCGCTGAACATTGCCACGGCGGATGGCGAGATCATAACGGTCTCCGAAGAAAGTGATGATCAGGACCTCTGGTGGGCTGTGCGAGGCGCGGGCCATAACTTTGGAATTGTTACCTCGGCCACTTCGAAGGTTTACGACATTCCAAACGGTGGTCTGTGGGCGTTTGAGCAGTTAGCTTTTACCGGCGACCAAGTCGAGGAGCTGTTCGAGCACTTCAACGATCTCGCTGATATCCAGCCGCCCGGCTTTTTCGTTTGGACATACCTCGTGCGCAATCCAGACATGGACCCAGAGAAC CCTGTTTACATCGCCAACTTCCTGAATGAGGGTGTCGAGGAAATCGAGCCCGAGCTTATTCAACCCTTCCGTGACCTTGCCCTGACTCCCGCGGCAGTCAAGACTCATGGGCTCTATACCGACATTCCCAAATGGATCGATACGGATGTGAACTCGAGGGGCTGTGCGAAACAAGAGAACAAGGTGCGGTTCCCAATTGGCTTCAAGCGATATGATATCCCAGCGCAGAGAGAGTTCTTCGATGCATTTGTCGAAGGTACTGCGGACGGTTCGCAGTTCAACACTTCGATGGTCCTCATCGAGCAATACTCAGCGCAAGGTGTCGAGGCCATCCCTGAAGACTCAACGGCGTTCCCAAACCGAGAGGACTTCTTCTTATTCGCGCCTGTTATCGCCTATAACTCCGACACCGAAGAGGTGGAGAACGAGGCCGTGGAGTTTGGAGACCGGCTGCGAGACATCGTTCTCAAGGGAACGGGCTCTGATAACCTGCATTCGTACGTCAACTACGCTTCTGGAGGTGAGGGAGCTCGCGCCTGGTATGGGTGGGAGCcatggagactggagaaaCTCCAGCAGGTCAAGAGGAAGTACGACCCAGAGGGCAAGTTCTCGTACTATGCGCCGATTCCTATTTGA
- a CDS encoding uncharacterized protein (COG:S;~EggNog:ENOG410Q076) produces the protein MAPNLFLCLRTVFCPTYWFQRGQRIQGSINREEHWDSPVPGIYKYIPSQGWHLVSRDGSDYDEKVPVPVVYCRILHQYLFEDEVAERCRWFTVAPEDGDSPEKLLFFRLDDGYTYVAGWDSKGNFIPGPYQRWYFEPESKTMRKVIFPPSSNVSRVSIVPDKLN, from the coding sequence ATGGCGCCCAACCTATTCCTCTGCTTGCGCACCGTCTTTTGCCCGACGTACTGGTTTCAGCGCGGGCAGCGCATCCAAGGATCAATCAACAGAGAAGAACACTGGGACTCTCCAGTTCCTGGCATCTACAAATATATCCCCAGCCAAGGATGGCACCTTGTCTCCCGAGACGGCAGCGACTACGATGAGAAAGTCCCTGTTCCCGTCGTCTACTGCCGCATCCTCCATCAATACCTTTTCGAGGACGAAGTCGCTGAACGATGCCGCTGGTTCACCGTCGCTCCCGAAGATGGAGACAGTCCGGAGAAGCTTCTGTTTTTCCGTCTTGATGACGGATACACCTATGTTGCCGGGTGGGATTCGAAGGGAAACTTCATCCCCGGCCCTTACCAACGTTGGTACTTTGAGCCGGAGAGCAAGACAATGCGAAAGGTCATCTTCCCCCCGAGCTCAAACGTTTCCCGGGTCAGCATCGTTCCGGACAAACTCAATTGA